In Elephas maximus indicus isolate mEleMax1 chromosome 4, mEleMax1 primary haplotype, whole genome shotgun sequence, a genomic segment contains:
- the LOC126074873 gene encoding NADH dehydrogenase [ubiquinone] iron-sulfur protein 6, mitochondrial-like: MAAPVTFCRLLGRNRAAALSLPQGARCFGVRTSPTGEKITHTGQVYEDKDYRQIRFAGRQKEVNENFPIDLIAEQPVSEVESRVISCDGGGGALGHPRVYINLDKETKTGTCGYCGLQFKQHHH, translated from the coding sequence ATGGCGGCGCCGGTGACCTTCTGCCGGTTGCTGGGCCGCAATCGCGCGGCCGCGCTGAGCCTGCCCCAGGGCGCCAGGTGTTTCGGCGTGCGGACTTCGCCGACTGGGGAGAAGATCACGCACACCGGCCAGGTTTATGAGGATAAAGATTATAGGCAAATCCGGTTTGCAGGCCGTCAAAAAGAGGTAAACGAGAACTTTCCCATCGACTTGATCGCTGAGCAGCCCGTGAGTGAGGTAGAGAGCCGCGTGATATCATGTGATGGCGGTGGGGGAGCGCTGGGCCACCCCAGAGTGTACATAAACTTGGACAAGGAAACAAAAACCGGGACATGTGGCTACTGTGGGCTCCAGTTCAAACAGCATCATCACTAG